Proteins encoded within one genomic window of Balaenoptera musculus isolate JJ_BM4_2016_0621 chromosome 12, mBalMus1.pri.v3, whole genome shotgun sequence:
- the LOC118904888 gene encoding 60S ribosomal protein L26-like, whose translation MKFNPLVTSDRSKNRKRHFNAPSHIRRKIMSSPLSKELRQKYNVRSMPIRKDDEVQVVRGHYKGQQIGKVVQVYKKKYVIYIERVQREKANGTTVHVGIHPSKVVITRLKLDKDRKKILERKAKSHQVGKEKG comes from the coding sequence ATGAAGTTCAATCCCTTGGTGACTTCTGACCGAAGCAAGAACCGGAAAAGGCATTTCAATGCGCCTTCCCACATTCGCAGGAAGATTATGTCTTCTCCTCTTTCTAAAGAGCTGAGACAGAAGTACAATGTCCGATCCATGCCCATCCGGAAGGACGATGAAGTTCAGGTTGTACGAGGGCACTACAAAGGGCAGCAAATTGGCAAAGTAGTCCAGGTTTACAAGAAGAAGTATGTCATCTACATTGAACGAGTGCAGCGGGAGAAGGCTAATGGCACAACTGTCCATGTGGGCATTCACCCCAGCAAGGTGGTTATCACCAGACTAAAACTGGACAAAGACCGCAAAAAGATCCTCGAACGTAAAGCCAAATCTCACCaagtaggaaaggaaaagggCTAA